The following coding sequences are from one Candidatus Neomarinimicrobiota bacterium window:
- the folE gene encoding GTP cyclohydrolase I FolE: protein MENLIKELLEIIGEDPNREGLLKTPSRVSKSLKFLTKGYNESVEEVLNGAIFTEKFDEMIIVKDIDLYSLCEHHLLPFFGKCHVAYIPNKKIIGLSKIPRIVEIFARRLQVQERLTTQIAEAVQSAINPLGVAVTIEATHLCTVMRGVEKQNAVAVTNSMLGNFKTDPKTRMEFLSMISS from the coding sequence GTGGAAAACCTAATAAAAGAATTATTAGAAATTATAGGTGAAGACCCTAACCGGGAAGGATTGCTGAAAACACCTTCAAGAGTATCAAAATCGCTGAAATTTTTGACTAAAGGCTACAATGAAAGTGTAGAAGAAGTATTGAACGGTGCGATTTTCACAGAAAAATTTGATGAAATGATAATCGTAAAAGATATTGATTTGTACAGCCTATGTGAACATCATTTATTACCGTTTTTCGGAAAATGCCACGTTGCGTATATTCCGAATAAAAAGATAATAGGCTTGAGTAAAATACCGAGAATTGTGGAAATATTCGCCCGACGATTGCAAGTTCAGGAACGCTTGACAACTCAAATAGCCGAAGCGGTTCAGTCAGCAATAAATCCACTTGGAGTGGCTGTAACCATTGAAGCTACTCACCTTTGTACAGTTATGAGAGGTGTAGAAAAACAAAACGCTGTAGCTGTGACCAATTCCATGCTTGGCAATTTTAAAACGGACCCGAAAACGAGAATGGAATTCCTGTCGATGATCAGTTCCTGA
- the maf gene encoding septum formation protein Maf has protein sequence MLLKINRRLVLASESPRRLQLLRQIGLEPEVIPPKINEDEVTDSSIIHLIQKLAESKGRSIAEKVEDGIIISADTIVALGDRVIGKPAGRDEAINMLRELSGKMHTVLTAIFILSTPSSYSITDYVQTKVYFRALSEKEIMLYVDTAKPLDKAGAYGIQDSGALFVQKIEGCYNNVMGFPLTRFYEMMIDPDNRKRLSLSE, from the coding sequence ATGCTACTAAAAATTAATCGCCGACTCGTTCTTGCATCAGAGTCACCACGACGACTACAACTTCTTAGGCAGATAGGCTTGGAACCTGAAGTTATTCCTCCGAAGATCAATGAAGATGAGGTAACGGATTCATCGATAATCCACTTAATTCAGAAATTGGCGGAATCAAAAGGAAGGTCAATTGCCGAGAAAGTTGAGGATGGCATTATAATCAGCGCGGATACAATCGTGGCATTGGGGGACAGAGTAATCGGGAAACCTGCCGGCCGGGACGAAGCGATAAATATGTTGAGAGAACTCAGCGGGAAAATGCACACCGTTTTAACGGCGATTTTTATATTGTCAACTCCCTCATCATATTCTATCACAGATTATGTGCAGACTAAAGTTTATTTCAGGGCGCTCAGCGAAAAAGAGATTATGTTATACGTTGATACGGCAAAACCGCTTGATAAAGCCGGAGCTTATGGGATTCAAGACTCGGGAGCGTTATTTGTTCAAAAAATAGAAGGCTGTTATAATAATGTAATGGGATTCCCGCTTACCCGCTTTTATGAGATGATGATCGATCCTGACAATCGGAAGCGACTGAGTTTAAGCGAATAA
- the porU gene encoding type IX secretion system sortase PorU: protein MPALIILALLQFASDGSTPATQSENLNRKPSTIKTSERGLSITLRPVFNENKLNSRTLDISFQGESEITGSPGEIALPAAVYTFGVPDGAVPRITGVSKSGGKTLKGIPARHPNSISRSTGVPVFFMDKSNINSNSIPKINLVTIKDVGYFRQQRIFQVIIHPYEVSASSDGINLFNEISVEISFGDIPSAKKSIQRISSAEEEIYSAAIVNFNQSKDWLVENKRYSPFNKTVSFGPGDWYKMTLLNDGIYKLTTDDLSSFGINLNNIDLNRLKIYSPYFGGRVMNGKIGAVVTDNLIEIPAWRQDNNSDGNFDSNDEVIFYGKGASGFEFNSLKNQIRFSQNPYSNLSFYWLNVAPTGSSPGKEMITTPSTAGIPDSDISQYEAFYHQEDEFINFLRTGTGFFGVSLTGISDFQEYPIMLNDVVSSQNSKFSMRTRSGIEDASFGGRFILSLDGTQLLSTSIVSNYRVNFRRKTVSNSPLKSGVNRFILAYEGVDSPSKGFLDWFEIRYTRLMKAESDILHFFTSSDSGLMKYNASGFSSNDVNIFNISNIGETYKISPTTISSSSIIWQEQVNPGMRNEYYVSASSAYLSVSEITKVDGLGTPRARISGIQADYIIVTHKDFRESADQLADYRSFEAKPDDRLKTIVIDIDDIINEFSAGQIDPMALRYFFKHAYENWNAPKPSFALLFGDGDYDYRNITGESTNFILTYQLIDDTSTTTTHISFIDSRAADDHFAFISGTDRKADISLGRIVSRTPEDAANFVEKLILYESEPIFGNWKNTVTIVADDLFRPSKNPETNHIRDSEDKIIKTLPQSSDIRKIYMTEFKVETDAAVFGVRKPDATSALLEQLNRGTTFLIYIGHGGPTVLAQERLLTSERDLNIINTGQKLPIWVAGTCEFGRYDDPNIQSMAEDLLVQKQNGAIGMFAASRLVYSGPNATITAKFFNMLLPEQPFSSNAPRVGAALLATKLARSDDSNDQKYHYLGDPTMRVALPQGRATIESIDPPVLQALGKASIRGKILDKNGNILNLGSVSVAVNVFDSEKSVTRSETHNGVTGSISYKLPGPRIFSGPVSATAGSYESSFIVPRDISYGGNSGKTIIYWWDEASGLDGAGAIGNIEYDGTAAATADNLGPEISVGFQGLFFRPGDIVPQDALLEISLNDENGINLAEEVGHKITLTIDEDFNNKFNITQFFEYDIDSYQKGNISYPLPILDAGEHSLTVKAWDSYNNFTEESVVFNIATSDELSIERVYNYPNPMSTSTDFTYFLSQPVEEIEINIYTVAGRLIRKINDFSSVSIGFQKIRWDGRDEVGDRLANGVYIYRLRVKSSFTGQWVEVIEKLAIAR, encoded by the coding sequence ATGCCTGCGCTTATTATCCTTGCTCTTTTACAGTTTGCATCCGACGGCTCCACTCCTGCGACCCAGTCGGAAAATCTGAACAGAAAACCTTCAACTATAAAAACTTCTGAAAGGGGACTGAGCATAACTCTCAGGCCTGTATTCAATGAAAACAAACTTAATTCCCGAACGCTTGATATTTCGTTCCAGGGAGAATCTGAAATTACCGGTTCCCCCGGCGAGATCGCCCTGCCTGCGGCGGTTTATACCTTTGGAGTTCCAGACGGAGCAGTTCCAAGGATAACAGGTGTAAGTAAAAGTGGTGGTAAAACATTAAAAGGTATTCCGGCTCGTCACCCTAATTCGATAAGCAGATCAACCGGAGTCCCCGTTTTTTTCATGGATAAAAGCAATATTAATTCTAATAGCATCCCGAAGATTAATTTGGTCACAATTAAAGACGTGGGTTATTTCCGGCAGCAACGGATTTTTCAGGTTATTATCCACCCGTACGAGGTTTCCGCTTCATCTGACGGAATAAATCTTTTTAATGAGATTTCAGTCGAAATATCCTTCGGTGACATACCTTCAGCCAAAAAAAGTATTCAACGGATTTCCTCAGCCGAAGAAGAGATATACAGCGCCGCTATCGTCAATTTTAATCAGTCGAAAGATTGGCTTGTGGAGAACAAAAGATATTCTCCATTTAACAAAACAGTCTCTTTCGGTCCGGGAGATTGGTATAAAATGACTCTATTAAATGACGGTATATATAAGTTAACGACTGATGACCTAAGTTCATTTGGTATAAATCTGAATAACATCGATTTAAATCGTCTAAAAATCTATTCACCCTATTTCGGCGGTAGAGTAATGAACGGAAAAATCGGAGCTGTAGTAACTGATAACCTAATTGAAATCCCGGCATGGAGACAGGATAATAATTCAGACGGTAATTTTGATTCAAACGATGAAGTTATATTTTACGGTAAGGGCGCCTCCGGTTTCGAATTCAATAGCCTGAAGAATCAGATTAGGTTTTCTCAAAATCCGTATTCAAACTTATCATTTTATTGGCTAAACGTTGCGCCTACCGGCTCCTCGCCCGGAAAAGAGATGATAACGACTCCCTCAACAGCCGGTATTCCTGATTCGGACATATCGCAATACGAAGCATTCTACCATCAGGAAGATGAGTTCATTAATTTTCTCCGAACCGGAACAGGTTTTTTTGGAGTAAGCCTTACCGGTATTTCCGATTTTCAGGAGTACCCAATAATGTTAAATGATGTGGTCAGTTCGCAAAATAGTAAGTTTTCTATGCGAACCCGCAGCGGTATAGAAGATGCATCTTTTGGAGGCAGGTTTATACTTAGCCTCGATGGCACGCAATTACTTTCTACAAGTATTGTTAGTAACTATAGAGTAAATTTTCGGCGAAAAACGGTGTCTAACAGCCCTCTGAAATCAGGAGTGAATAGATTCATATTAGCATATGAGGGTGTTGATTCTCCTTCCAAGGGGTTTTTAGATTGGTTTGAGATTAGATATACCAGATTAATGAAGGCTGAGTCGGATATACTTCATTTTTTCACCTCCTCCGATAGCGGTTTAATGAAATATAATGCATCAGGATTTTCTTCAAACGATGTGAACATATTCAATATTTCCAATATCGGAGAGACCTATAAAATTTCCCCTACTACCATTTCATCTTCAAGCATAATCTGGCAGGAACAGGTGAATCCGGGTATGCGAAATGAATATTACGTTTCAGCGTCTTCAGCATATTTATCCGTATCGGAGATTACCAAAGTTGACGGACTTGGCACTCCGAGGGCAAGAATCAGCGGTATTCAGGCAGATTACATTATCGTTACTCACAAAGATTTCAGAGAATCCGCCGACCAATTGGCTGATTATAGAAGTTTTGAAGCCAAACCGGATGACCGGCTTAAAACGATTGTAATTGATATTGACGACATAATAAATGAATTTAGCGCCGGACAGATTGACCCTATGGCTCTCAGATATTTTTTCAAGCACGCTTATGAAAACTGGAATGCTCCTAAACCCAGCTTTGCTCTCCTCTTCGGCGACGGTGATTACGATTATCGAAATATCACAGGTGAGTCGACAAATTTTATACTTACATATCAACTTATTGATGACACTTCTACAACTACAACTCATATCAGTTTCATAGACTCTCGGGCAGCGGATGACCATTTTGCATTTATATCAGGCACAGACAGAAAAGCTGATATTTCTCTCGGAAGGATAGTATCAAGAACTCCGGAAGATGCCGCTAACTTTGTGGAAAAGCTGATTTTATACGAGTCCGAACCAATTTTCGGAAACTGGAAAAATACCGTCACCATTGTTGCCGATGATCTGTTTCGACCATCGAAAAATCCGGAGACAAATCACATCAGAGATTCGGAAGATAAGATCATAAAAACGCTTCCGCAGAGTAGTGATATCAGAAAAATATATATGACCGAATTTAAAGTTGAAACTGATGCCGCAGTATTCGGAGTAAGAAAACCGGATGCCACTTCGGCTCTTTTGGAGCAATTAAACAGGGGAACGACGTTTCTCATTTACATAGGTCATGGAGGGCCCACCGTATTAGCGCAAGAGCGACTTCTGACAAGCGAACGCGACTTAAATATTATTAACACAGGACAAAAACTTCCCATTTGGGTGGCGGGAACTTGTGAATTCGGAAGATATGATGACCCGAATATCCAATCAATGGCTGAGGATCTCCTCGTCCAAAAGCAGAATGGCGCTATTGGAATGTTCGCGGCATCTCGACTTGTATATTCGGGACCGAATGCTACCATAACTGCGAAATTCTTTAATATGTTACTTCCGGAACAACCTTTCTCAAGTAATGCGCCGCGTGTAGGTGCGGCGCTTTTAGCCACAAAACTTGCCCGCTCCGATGACAGTAACGATCAAAAATATCATTATCTTGGAGATCCGACTATGCGGGTAGCATTACCTCAGGGGCGCGCTACCATAGAAAGCATAGACCCTCCTGTTTTGCAGGCTCTCGGCAAAGCAAGCATACGCGGTAAAATTCTTGATAAAAACGGTAACATTTTGAATCTCGGATCGGTCTCTGTCGCCGTAAATGTATTTGATTCCGAAAAATCAGTGACACGATCAGAAACACATAATGGCGTTACAGGTTCAATCAGTTATAAATTGCCGGGTCCTCGTATATTCAGCGGACCTGTAAGCGCTACCGCCGGAAGCTATGAAAGCTCGTTTATCGTTCCGCGTGACATCAGCTATGGCGGTAACAGCGGTAAGACCATAATATATTGGTGGGACGAAGCCTCCGGATTGGATGGAGCGGGAGCGATTGGTAATATAGAATACGATGGAACTGCGGCTGCCACCGCGGATAACCTTGGACCTGAAATATCTGTCGGATTTCAGGGTCTGTTTTTTCGACCCGGAGATATAGTGCCACAGGACGCCTTGCTCGAAATATCTTTAAATGATGAGAATGGAATAAATTTGGCGGAAGAAGTCGGTCACAAAATCACTTTGACAATTGATGAAGATTTCAATAATAAGTTTAATATTACACAGTTCTTTGAATATGATATTGACAGTTATCAAAAAGGTAACATCAGCTATCCCTTGCCGATTCTTGACGCCGGAGAGCACTCTCTCACCGTAAAAGCTTGGGATAGTTACAATAATTTTACCGAGGAATCGGTTGTTTTCAATATCGCCACAAGCGATGAGCTTTCTATCGAGCGTGTTTATAATTACCCGAATCCAATGTCAACCTCCACGGACTTTACCTATTTTCTAAGTCAGCCGGTTGAAGAAATAGAGATTAATATTTATACCGTAGCAGGCAGGCTCATTCGAAAAATAAATGATTTCTCTTCTGTTTCTATCGGCTTTCAAAAAATAAGGTGGGACGGCAGAGACGAAGTAGGCGACCGGCTCGCAAATGGCGTTTATATCTACAGATTAAGAGTGAAATCTTCCTTCACGGGCCAATGGGTCGAGGTAATTGAAAAATTGGCAATAGCCCGGTAA
- the gap gene encoding type I glyceraldehyde-3-phosphate dehydrogenase, with product MAIKVGINGFGRIGRSVVRAAKLIRKADFDFVAINDLTDPSKLCTVLKYDSVHGTYPGEVIIDDGDLSVDGDKIKMVSEKDPANLPWGELGVEIVVESTGLFRERSQLEKHLSAGAKKVILTVPPKDDIDATIVLGVNDDILTGDEKIVSNASCTTNCAASVTKVIHEAFNIKKGFLSTIHAYTMDQKLLDSPHPDMRRARAASLSIIPTSTGAAKTLGVVLPSLAGKIDGMSFRVPIPDGSIVDLIFVIEKSTTVEEINKVMKEAAEGEMKGIIEYTEDPIVSVDITGNVNSAIFDAGLTRAMDDKFIKVSAWYDNEMGYACRVVDLITKLHSLSAGSA from the coding sequence ATGGCAATTAAAGTGGGAATAAACGGATTCGGCAGAATAGGACGTTCAGTCGTAAGAGCCGCAAAACTCATACGTAAAGCGGATTTTGATTTTGTAGCGATAAATGACCTTACGGATCCTTCAAAACTTTGTACAGTACTGAAATATGATTCTGTTCACGGAACTTATCCCGGAGAAGTGATAATTGACGATGGTGATCTGTCGGTTGATGGCGATAAAATTAAAATGGTTTCAGAAAAAGATCCGGCGAATCTTCCGTGGGGAGAACTTGGAGTTGAGATAGTTGTTGAATCTACCGGTCTTTTTCGAGAAAGGTCTCAATTGGAGAAGCATCTGAGCGCAGGCGCGAAAAAGGTCATTCTTACAGTTCCTCCTAAAGACGATATAGATGCAACTATAGTTCTCGGTGTTAACGATGATATATTGACAGGTGACGAGAAAATTGTCTCCAACGCCTCTTGCACAACAAATTGCGCGGCGTCTGTCACAAAAGTCATCCATGAAGCATTTAATATCAAGAAAGGATTTCTAAGTACGATACACGCTTACACGATGGATCAAAAGCTGTTAGACTCTCCTCATCCGGATATGCGAAGAGCAAGGGCTGCATCACTTTCGATAATTCCTACTTCCACAGGAGCTGCCAAAACACTTGGAGTTGTTCTTCCGAGCCTTGCCGGAAAAATTGACGGAATGTCCTTCAGAGTTCCAATTCCTGACGGTTCTATCGTTGACCTGATATTTGTAATAGAAAAATCAACAACTGTTGAAGAGATAAATAAAGTTATGAAGGAAGCAGCGGAAGGCGAAATGAAAGGGATTATCGAGTATACGGAAGATCCCATTGTTTCTGTGGATATTACAGGAAACGTTAATTCTGCCATATTTGACGCCGGTTTGACTCGCGCAATGGATGATAAATTCATTAAAGTATCGGCATGGTATGATAATGAAATGGGTTATGCTTGCAGAGTGGTGGACCTGATCACAAAGCTTCATTCGCTGTCAGCGGGAAGCGCTTAA
- a CDS encoding 7-cyano-7-deazaguanine synthase codes for MQKSFKNPFFDFDKEAELRILYSGGIESSVMVGKAVEEGLNPTPVYVSIGTRWEDAEIKAAKNYLEALETGFSENMVIIKTRTNQNYPDWVYGGEGFPISDAGVSSLELPDRNETLIREALNYKDGQNSLNIFIGTTADNPFDDGTAEFFLNLEAQLFNEKKRKVKIIAPLHHLNKKEVIELGKRFPLELTLSCVAPIEGKPCKKCIKCAIRNEAFLLAG; via the coding sequence ATGCAAAAGTCTTTCAAAAATCCATTTTTTGATTTTGATAAAGAGGCGGAGCTCAGGATATTGTACAGCGGGGGAATTGAAAGTTCAGTAATGGTCGGAAAAGCTGTTGAAGAGGGACTGAATCCAACACCGGTTTATGTTTCTATCGGCACGCGATGGGAAGATGCTGAAATCAAAGCGGCAAAAAACTATCTGGAAGCTCTTGAAACAGGGTTTTCAGAAAATATGGTGATAATAAAAACCCGTACGAATCAAAATTATCCGGATTGGGTTTATGGCGGAGAGGGTTTCCCGATTTCTGATGCGGGTGTATCAAGTTTGGAGCTGCCCGATAGAAACGAAACCCTCATTCGGGAGGCGCTGAATTACAAAGATGGGCAAAATTCGCTGAATATTTTCATTGGAACTACTGCGGACAATCCATTTGACGACGGTACGGCAGAATTTTTTCTGAATTTAGAGGCTCAGCTTTTCAATGAAAAGAAACGGAAAGTGAAGATAATTGCTCCGCTGCACCATTTAAATAAGAAAGAGGTTATAGAGTTGGGTAAACGATTTCCGTTAGAACTGACTCTTTCGTGCGTTGCGCCGATAGAAGGAAAACCGTGCAAGAAATGTATCAAATGCGCTATAAGAAATGAAGCGTTTCTGTTAGCAGGCTAA
- a CDS encoding helix-turn-helix domain-containing protein, with protein sequence MANFYEELRESRLARGLSIEDIASVTKINPIYLHAVESGEYEVLPEPYIVLFIRAYAKEIGMDPDDAARRYRLFRAAEQLPKEKRRARRELAEGDTKSGDDSDSKFTPRLMWAGIVIVFGILLVSVKFCGVEEPIKTSFEESVESGDVSSSDKSSIISDTLAAADSVVSDSIDAVEFVTPVPMSLRIMSMDSVRVRVVVITDDGEPDDITFQRLGEERTWKANDQFSLRISKTRSVAIYLDEQLLPPLGPRNTWVSRAIINKEGIVKKQTILRARN encoded by the coding sequence ATGGCAAATTTCTATGAAGAGTTACGCGAAAGCAGACTTGCACGAGGTCTCTCAATTGAGGATATCGCAAGCGTTACCAAAATAAATCCGATATACCTGCACGCTGTTGAATCCGGCGAATATGAAGTGTTGCCTGAACCGTATATTGTACTTTTCATCAGAGCTTATGCCAAAGAAATAGGGATGGATCCTGATGATGCAGCCAGGAGATATCGCCTCTTCAGGGCGGCGGAACAATTACCAAAGGAAAAACGCAGAGCCAGACGCGAGCTTGCCGAAGGCGATACTAAATCCGGCGACGACTCAGATTCAAAATTTACACCGCGACTTATGTGGGCTGGAATTGTCATAGTTTTCGGAATATTATTGGTCTCTGTAAAATTTTGCGGTGTTGAAGAACCGATAAAAACTTCTTTTGAAGAATCCGTAGAGAGTGGGGATGTTTCGTCCTCCGATAAGTCATCTATTATTTCTGACACCTTAGCCGCCGCAGATTCCGTTGTTTCCGATTCTATAGATGCTGTAGAGTTCGTTACTCCCGTCCCAATGTCCCTGCGGATTATGTCTATGGACAGCGTGCGCGTTCGGGTCGTAGTTATTACCGATGATGGAGAACCCGATGATATTACTTTCCAAAGACTTGGAGAGGAACGTACCTGGAAGGCTAACGACCAATTTTCTTTGAGAATCAGTAAAACCAGATCTGTCGCTATCTATCTTGATGAACAATTACTCCCTCCCTTAGGACCGAGAAATACATGGGTCAGCAGGGCTATAATCAATAAAGAAGGCATCGTTAAAAAACAAACAATTCTTCGCGCAAGAAATTAA
- a CDS encoding class I SAM-dependent methyltransferase produces the protein MIPPQKGELSVVYEHHKYAYEETLQYVTDKIVLDVGCGTGYGVKICSETAKFVVGLDYDLSAVKYCNDNFATENNSFINSNALLLSIGTDSFDVAITFQVIEHISDSLKFIEELKRVVKPSGLIIISTPNVTDSAKRKFGNPFHINEMGYDDLEDLLRKSFESFEIFGHTYKSQGTLMKMIRKLPLYKIGAWFRRSSIIKKQVSKSLGMTKFRTVRDNVENSMDLYAVCKNE, from the coding sequence ATGATTCCCCCTCAAAAAGGGGAATTAAGCGTAGTTTATGAACATCACAAATATGCTTATGAAGAAACACTACAATATGTAACTGATAAGATCGTCTTAGATGTTGGATGCGGCACAGGATATGGCGTAAAAATTTGTTCAGAAACTGCTAAATTCGTAGTCGGCTTAGATTATGATTTATCTGCCGTCAAATATTGTAATGATAATTTTGCTACTGAGAACAACTCATTCATAAACTCAAATGCTTTATTATTATCTATTGGAACTGATTCTTTTGATGTAGCCATCACATTCCAGGTCATAGAGCATATTTCTGATTCTTTAAAATTTATTGAAGAGCTGAAGAGGGTTGTAAAACCCTCCGGTTTAATAATTATTTCAACGCCAAACGTCACTGACTCCGCAAAGAGGAAATTTGGTAATCCATTTCATATAAATGAGATGGGATATGACGATCTTGAGGATCTATTAAGAAAATCATTTGAGTCCTTTGAGATATTCGGGCACACCTACAAATCTCAGGGTACTTTAATGAAAATGATACGAAAACTCCCATTGTATAAAATAGGCGCTTGGTTCAGGAGGAGCAGTATTATTAAAAAACAAGTCTCCAAATCATTAGGAATGACAAAGTTTAGAACGGTTCGAGACAACGTTGAAAATTCAATGGATCTTTACGCTGTTTGTAAAAATGAATGA
- a CDS encoding glutaredoxin family protein gives MALNIIEHAAEEADFQFSSIDITQDEELMKKFDIEIPVIEIDGEIAFKHKINKKKLLRILKS, from the coding sequence GTGGCTCTGAATATAATTGAGCATGCAGCTGAAGAAGCGGACTTCCAATTCAGCTCCATTGATATTACTCAAGACGAAGAACTTATGAAGAAATTCGATATTGAAATCCCTGTTATCGAAATTGACGGGGAGATCGCTTTCAAGCATAAAATCAACAAGAAGAAACTTCTACGAATCTTAAAAAGTTAA